The proteins below come from a single Cylindrospermopsis raciborskii Cr2010 genomic window:
- a CDS encoding aldose epimerase family protein → MGFTITETQKQYKTYSLSDSDADSHLEVVPERGGIVTQWSLKDREIFYLDKERFTHPDLSVRGGLPILFPLCGNLPDNTYSHNGKQYTLKQHGFARELPWEVTSNATENGASLSLVLNSSDATRTVYPFDFRVTFTYTLRANSLTVDQVYHNLSDETMPFSTGFHPYFQCGNKSLLEFDIPSGQYLDQKTKQIYSFAGKFDLEQEELDFAFGDLRSQSAKVKDHDRKLELSLEYDPTYVVLVFWTVQGKDFYCLEPWTAGRNSLNTGENLTLLAPHTSKTTSIKLTANFL, encoded by the coding sequence ATGGGATTTACAATCACCGAAACACAAAAACAGTACAAGACCTATTCCCTCTCGGACAGTGATGCTGATTCCCATCTGGAGGTAGTCCCAGAAAGAGGTGGTATTGTGACCCAATGGTCATTAAAGGATCGCGAAATTTTCTACTTGGACAAAGAAAGATTTACCCATCCTGACCTCAGTGTGCGAGGTGGGTTACCAATTTTATTTCCCCTTTGTGGTAATCTACCCGATAACACTTACAGCCACAACGGGAAACAATATACACTCAAGCAACATGGTTTCGCCCGGGAATTACCCTGGGAAGTAACCAGTAATGCTACAGAAAATGGAGCAAGTCTTAGTTTAGTCCTAAACAGTAGCGATGCAACCCGTACCGTCTACCCCTTTGACTTTCGAGTAACTTTTACTTATACGCTAAGAGCCAATTCTTTGACGGTTGATCAAGTTTATCACAATCTCTCAGATGAGACAATGCCTTTTTCAACTGGATTTCATCCCTACTTTCAGTGTGGAAATAAATCTCTGCTAGAGTTTGACATTCCCTCTGGACAATATCTGGATCAAAAAACCAAGCAAATTTACTCCTTTGCGGGCAAATTTGACCTTGAACAGGAGGAACTGGATTTTGCCTTTGGGGATTTGCGCAGTCAATCAGCCAAGGTCAAAGATCACGACCGTAAATTAGAATTAAGCCTCGAATATGATCCAACCTATGTGGTGCTGGTCTTCTGGACCGTGCAGGGTAAAGACTTTTATTGTCTAGAACCCTGGACTGCTGGACGTAACTCCCTCAACACCGGGGAAAATCTTACCCTTTTGGCTCCCCACACTAGCAAAACCACTTCTATAAAATTGACCGCAAATTTTCTCTAA
- a CDS encoding CTP synthase translates to MTKFIFVTGGVVSSIGKGIVAASLGRLLKSRDYSVSILKLDPYINVDPGTMSPFQHGEVFVTQDGAETDLDLGHYERFTDTSMSRLNSVTTGLIYQSVINKERRGDYNGGTVQVIPHITNEIKERVIRVAKETNPAAVITEIGGTVGDIESLPFLEAIRQLRKEVGKQNVLYMHVTLLPWIASAGEMKTKPTQHSVKELRSIGIQPDILVCRCDRPIPVGLKQKLSEFCDVPVECVITCQDASSIYEVPLILEKEGLAQQTLDLLQMEQREPDLTHWETMVERMSHPQSPVEIAIVGKYVRLGDAYLSVVESLRHAAIATYGDLRLRWVNSEILEVEPPDNYLLGVDGIIVPGGFGIRGVDGKISAIEYARNQQIPFLGLCLGMQCSIIEWARNVEGLVGANSAEFDPKTDYPVINLLPEQQDVIDLGGTMRLGLYPCHVQPNTLAFDLYQEEVIYERHRHRYEFNNLYRNHLLNSGYVISGTSPDGRLVEIVEYPQHPFFIACQFHPEFQSRPSHPHPLFKGFMEAAISHTHQGSTPYGFPQFPRV, encoded by the coding sequence ATGACTAAGTTTATCTTTGTAACTGGGGGCGTTGTTTCCAGTATTGGTAAGGGAATTGTAGCAGCAAGTTTGGGAAGATTGCTGAAATCTCGAGATTATTCTGTCTCTATTCTTAAACTTGACCCCTACATTAATGTGGATCCAGGAACAATGAGCCCATTTCAACACGGGGAGGTCTTTGTGACCCAAGATGGTGCTGAAACAGATTTGGACTTGGGCCATTACGAACGATTTACGGATACTTCTATGTCTCGCCTAAACAGTGTTACTACTGGTTTGATTTATCAGTCTGTAATTAATAAGGAACGTCGTGGAGACTATAATGGTGGCACTGTTCAGGTAATTCCCCATATTACTAATGAAATTAAAGAACGGGTAATTAGAGTTGCTAAAGAAACAAATCCTGCAGCGGTAATTACTGAAATTGGTGGCACGGTGGGTGATATTGAGTCCCTACCGTTTTTAGAAGCTATCCGCCAATTACGCAAAGAAGTGGGCAAACAAAATGTTTTGTACATGCACGTGACACTTTTGCCATGGATTGCTTCAGCAGGAGAAATGAAAACTAAACCTACCCAACATTCTGTTAAGGAATTACGATCTATTGGTATTCAACCAGATATTTTAGTTTGTAGATGCGATCGCCCAATTCCGGTGGGTTTAAAACAAAAACTCTCAGAGTTTTGTGATGTTCCTGTGGAGTGTGTAATTACCTGTCAAGATGCTAGTAGTATTTATGAAGTACCCCTAATTTTAGAAAAAGAAGGACTAGCTCAACAAACCCTAGACCTATTACAAATGGAACAGCGAGAACCGGATTTAACCCACTGGGAAACCATGGTAGAGCGTATGTCTCATCCCCAATCTCCTGTAGAAATTGCCATAGTTGGTAAATACGTACGTTTAGGAGATGCTTATCTATCTGTAGTAGAATCCCTACGTCATGCAGCGATCGCCACTTATGGGGATTTACGTTTAAGATGGGTCAATTCGGAAATACTAGAAGTAGAACCACCAGATAATTATCTTTTGGGAGTAGATGGTATAATTGTCCCTGGGGGTTTTGGCATTCGGGGTGTGGATGGCAAAATTAGTGCCATTGAATATGCTAGAAACCAACAAATTCCGTTTTTAGGATTATGTTTGGGTATGCAGTGTTCAATAATTGAATGGGCACGGAATGTAGAGGGTTTAGTAGGTGCCAATAGTGCTGAGTTTGATCCTAAAACTGATTATCCAGTAATTAATCTTTTACCGGAGCAACAAGACGTAATCGATTTAGGCGGTACTATGAGATTAGGATTATATCCCTGTCATGTTCAGCCAAATACCCTAGCTTTTGATTTATATCAAGAGGAGGTGATTTATGAACGTCATCGTCACCGCTATGAGTTCAACAACCTTTATCGTAATCACCTATTGAATTCCGGTTATGTGATTAGTGGTACTTCCCCGGATGGACGTCTGGTGGAAATTGTGGAATATCCCCAGCACCCATTTTTCATTGCTTGTCAGTTCCATCCGGAATTTCAATCTCGTCCTAGTCACCCCCACCCCCTGTTTAAAGGTTTTATGGAAGCTGCTATTTCCCATACTCATCAGGGAAGTACCCCCTACGGGTTTCCTCAGTTCCCTAGAGTATGA
- a CDS encoding Maf family protein, which yields MNIPEFVLASASPARHRLLQTVGIEPIIYPSDFDESQVQLSNPQELVNKLAQCKAETVSPRFPAALIMGCDSVLAMDNQIYGKPENVEVAISRWRLMQGNWGDLYTGHVLMDNLQKKTIIKCQITRVYFAKMTDHAIINYVRTGEPLKCAGGFALEGFGSLFVEKIMGCHSNVIGLSLPLLRQMLGELGYEVTDFWQ from the coding sequence ATGAACATTCCCGAATTTGTGCTTGCGTCTGCTTCTCCTGCTCGTCATCGCTTACTACAAACCGTGGGGATTGAACCAATCATTTATCCCAGTGATTTTGATGAGTCACAAGTACAACTGAGTAACCCGCAGGAATTAGTCAATAAACTGGCTCAATGTAAAGCTGAAACTGTTTCCCCGCGTTTTCCTGCTGCTTTGATCATGGGGTGCGATTCCGTATTAGCTATGGATAATCAGATTTACGGTAAACCAGAAAATGTGGAGGTAGCGATATCTCGTTGGCGCTTAATGCAGGGGAATTGGGGTGATTTGTATACGGGTCACGTGTTAATGGATAACCTACAGAAAAAGACCATTATTAAGTGTCAAATAACTAGAGTTTATTTTGCCAAAATGACTGACCATGCTATTATCAACTATGTGAGAACCGGTGAGCCACTAAAATGTGCTGGTGGTTTTGCTTTAGAAGGTTTTGGCAGTTTATTTGTAGAAAAAATTATGGGTTGCCATAGTAATGTAATTGGACTAAGTTTACCCTTACTAAGGCAAATGTTAGGGGAACTGGGTTATGAGGTAACAGATTTTTGGCAATAG
- a CDS encoding HlyD family efflux transporter periplasmic adaptor subunit, with amino-acid sequence MSRVSEKPKLTEQILESPIWLKIALAMPVAIAAGFLATARIEQLKKLASPTSISQTPNTITAVGRLEPRGEVIKIAAPNSGLSAGSRVQELLVKEGEKVQKGQIIAILDSRDSNMAAVEEARAKLQESRANLAQVKSSSPRDIQTQNAVIYRLQAQLQGEEKTQQATIARIAAELSGQKLVQSATVKRLEAELIGQRDILRASVERVRAEQRNAQVDAGRYDFLYKQGAISQQERDRRSVNAITTTQQLRESQASLKQGIATLQQQISEARANQMRTIATLQQQLLEAIATRNQTLSTLQRQIDEERSRLNKLLDVSPMDLQIARAQVSSAIALIKKAQSDLQLSYVKAPTRGEILKIHTKSGEVMNLNGIAEIGQTDQMFVVAEIPEDSIGRVSMGQLVTVTSDNGAFSGQIPGNITEIGRKIGKKDVLNTDPAADIDARVVEVKISLSPQDSQRVSGLTNAKVMVEINTDQSSRKK; translated from the coding sequence ATGTCAAGAGTGAGCGAAAAGCCAAAGTTAACAGAACAAATTCTGGAATCACCAATTTGGTTAAAAATTGCTCTGGCAATGCCAGTAGCTATTGCAGCTGGATTTTTAGCAACAGCAAGAATCGAACAATTAAAAAAACTAGCATCTCCCACATCTATCTCTCAAACGCCCAATACAATTACTGCTGTAGGTAGACTAGAACCACGGGGAGAAGTAATCAAAATAGCTGCACCTAACTCAGGACTTTCTGCAGGTTCTCGAGTTCAGGAACTGTTGGTAAAAGAGGGAGAAAAAGTACAAAAAGGACAGATAATTGCAATTTTAGATAGTCGAGATTCTAACATGGCCGCTGTGGAAGAAGCAAGAGCCAAATTACAGGAGTCTCGCGCTAATTTAGCGCAGGTCAAATCCTCCTCACCAAGAGATATTCAAACCCAGAACGCGGTGATTTATAGGTTGCAAGCACAATTACAGGGAGAAGAAAAAACCCAACAAGCTACCATTGCTAGAATTGCTGCTGAATTGAGTGGGCAAAAACTTGTCCAATCTGCAACGGTTAAAAGATTAGAAGCAGAATTGATTGGACAAAGGGATATACTGAGAGCTTCTGTTGAGCGTGTGCGTGCAGAACAGCGTAATGCTCAAGTTGATGCCGGACGCTATGATTTTTTATATAAACAAGGTGCTATTTCTCAACAAGAAAGGGATAGAAGAAGTGTCAATGCTATAACTACTACCCAGCAGTTACGGGAGAGTCAAGCTAGTTTAAAACAGGGAATAGCAACATTACAGCAGCAAATATCTGAAGCTAGAGCTAACCAAATGAGAACTATTGCTACTTTACAACAGCAATTATTGGAGGCTATTGCTACCCGTAATCAAACCTTGTCCACATTACAAAGACAAATTGACGAAGAAAGGTCTAGATTAAACAAACTACTAGATGTTAGTCCTATGGATTTACAAATCGCACGGGCTCAAGTTAGTAGTGCCATTGCCTTAATTAAAAAAGCACAATCAGATTTACAACTGAGTTATGTAAAAGCACCAACTAGGGGAGAAATTCTCAAGATCCATACCAAATCAGGAGAGGTAATGAATCTTAATGGGATTGCGGAAATTGGACAAACTGATCAAATGTTTGTGGTGGCTGAAATTCCGGAGGATAGTATCGGTAGGGTTAGTATGGGACAGCTGGTTACTGTCACTAGTGATAATGGTGCATTTAGTGGGCAAATTCCAGGAAATATCACGGAAATTGGCAGAAAAATCGGTAAAAAGGATGTGTTAAATACAGATCCAGCAGCGGATATTGATGCTAGGGTGGTGGAAGTGAAAATTTCTCTTTCTCCTCAAGATAGTCAACGAGTTTCTGGGTTAACTAATGCCAAGGTAATGGTGGAAATTAATACGGATCAATCCAGTCGAAAAAAATAG
- the pdxA gene encoding 4-hydroxythreonine-4-phosphate dehydrogenase PdxA: protein MTKTHSIPRLAITQGDPAGIGSEVILKALANPQLHKNCHLVVVGNRDLLTRTYENLTSLTEKTDPLLPNPRQLDIINLDLPSLTDIIPGVGNQASGAASFAYMERAIAQTLAGEFDGIVTAPIAKSAWKAAGHHYPGQTELLAQRSGIDRFGMLFVGRSPFTGWTLRTLLATTHIPINQVCQTLTPELLTGKLDLLEECLATDFGIKTGKIVVAGLNPHSGEMGQLGTEEIDWLIPWLQREREKRPHLQLEGPIPPDTMWVKPGQAWYGHSLVTNPADGYLALYHDQGLIPVKLMAFDRAVNTTIGLPFVRTSPDHGTAFDIVGKGIADGTSMQAAIELAIELVNQRLGSLRQIE from the coding sequence ATGACTAAAACCCATTCCATTCCCCGTTTAGCAATCACTCAGGGCGATCCAGCTGGTATCGGTTCCGAGGTGATTTTAAAAGCTCTGGCCAATCCCCAACTCCATAAAAACTGCCATTTAGTAGTGGTTGGCAATCGTGATTTACTGACCAGGACCTATGAAAATTTAACCTCTCTGACAGAAAAGACTGACCCACTTTTACCCAATCCCCGTCAATTGGATATTATTAACCTGGATCTACCCAGTCTCACAGACATTATCCCTGGAGTGGGTAATCAAGCTAGTGGTGCAGCTAGTTTTGCTTATATGGAACGGGCGATCGCTCAAACTTTAGCAGGTGAATTTGATGGGATTGTTACCGCTCCTATTGCTAAATCCGCTTGGAAAGCAGCTGGGCACCATTATCCCGGACAAACCGAACTTCTGGCTCAAAGATCAGGTATAGACCGTTTTGGTATGCTATTTGTCGGGCGATCGCCCTTTACTGGTTGGACTTTAAGAACATTATTAGCTACCACCCACATTCCCATAAACCAAGTATGTCAAACCCTAACACCAGAGTTATTAACGGGAAAGTTAGATTTACTCGAGGAGTGTTTAGCAACAGACTTTGGGATTAAAACAGGTAAAATAGTGGTTGCGGGTTTAAATCCCCACAGTGGAGAAATGGGACAGTTAGGGACAGAAGAAATAGACTGGTTGATTCCCTGGTTACAAAGAGAAAGGGAAAAACGACCACATTTACAATTGGAAGGACCAATACCACCGGATACAATGTGGGTAAAACCCGGTCAGGCCTGGTACGGTCATTCTTTAGTTACAAATCCTGCTGATGGCTACTTAGCTCTTTATCATGATCAGGGTTTAATTCCAGTTAAATTAATGGCTTTTGACCGAGCTGTTAATACCACTATCGGGTTACCATTTGTCAGAACTTCACCAGATCACGGAACCGCTTTTGATATTGTTGGTAAAGGTATTGCTGATGGAACCAGTATGCAAGCAGCTATAGAATTAGCTATAGAGTTAGTAAATCAAAGACTGGGATCTTTAAGGCAAATCGAATAA
- the psbP gene encoding photosystem II reaction center PsbP, with protein MWQKIKKIKFILVLTLAITFITIYPDMAIAAGFRSFVDTEDGYQFSYPNGWLQVKVANGPDVVFHDLIEVSENVSVVISPVPQGKSLTELGTPTEVGYKLGKSALAPEGSGRSAELVNVAQKEINGNNYYFLEYAVKLGNGQSRHNVASVAVSRGKLFTFNASVPERRWRKLQRTIDEVVSSFQVY; from the coding sequence ATGTGGCAAAAAATTAAAAAAATAAAATTCATCCTGGTTCTTACTTTGGCTATTACTTTCATCACTATTTACCCTGATATGGCCATAGCTGCTGGATTTAGGAGTTTTGTGGACACGGAGGATGGTTATCAATTTTCCTATCCTAATGGTTGGTTACAAGTGAAAGTGGCTAACGGTCCTGATGTGGTGTTTCATGATTTAATAGAAGTCTCTGAAAATGTATCCGTGGTCATTAGTCCCGTTCCTCAAGGTAAGAGTTTAACAGAACTGGGAACCCCAACAGAAGTAGGATATAAACTGGGTAAATCTGCTCTTGCTCCCGAAGGTTCTGGACGTTCAGCAGAATTAGTTAATGTGGCACAAAAGGAAATTAATGGTAATAATTACTACTTCCTAGAGTATGCTGTTAAACTGGGCAATGGTCAATCAAGACACAATGTAGCCAGTGTGGCGGTTAGCCGTGGTAAATTGTTTACATTTAATGCTTCCGTACCAGAAAGACGTTGGCGAAAATTACAACGAACCATTGATGAGGTTGTCAGTTCTTTTCAGGTGTATTAG
- a CDS encoding N-acetylmuramoyl-L-alanine amidase, with translation MKKVIGIIIFGCLLTSSVTVAQNSLLVVFPPKNHQTSTEKIFFIGTAPPQGEVVINGRKVKRSQSGHFSPSFPLQLGENLFKIRYQNQEQEIRVTRVSTQPQLPTGLGFARDSLQPGVDLARLPGELICFSAIAPPQATVFVKLGEQMVSLKPQPLQANLPANSSVLTGRNQPTGYIPNKYQGCTTVTSVADLGQPQFSLTLNNQTISQTAPGKIQILHPAQLSVAEVTSESCVTRTGPSTDYSRMTPLPKGTRVMITGQEGDWFRLDYGVWVNRKEIQIIPGAAPPKTIIRSVGYSQLPKMTEIRFPLQVPVPLKVQQGDRTFTLTLYNTTAQTDTIRLDDDPLISRLDWQQVTPDQVNYTFNLKKLQQWGYKLRYENSTLVLTLRHQPTIALARRLPLSGIKIVIDPGHGGKESGAIGPTGYAEKDVNLLVSKLLRDELVKRGAVVVMTREDDREVSLVERQEIISREEPAIALSIHYNSLPDNGDAENTRGFGSFWYHPQSHGLAVFLHNYVVSQLKQPSYGVFWNNLALTRPSHAPAVLLELGFMSNPQDFEEIVNPQTQKKMAKTLAEGVTKWLKSQEKK, from the coding sequence GTGAAAAAGGTCATAGGAATAATAATATTCGGTTGTTTGCTTACCTCCTCTGTTACTGTGGCTCAGAACTCACTTCTAGTAGTTTTTCCACCGAAAAATCACCAAACCAGTACAGAAAAAATATTTTTTATCGGTACAGCACCACCCCAAGGGGAGGTAGTAATTAATGGTCGGAAGGTTAAACGCAGTCAATCTGGACATTTTTCTCCTAGCTTCCCCCTGCAATTAGGAGAAAACCTGTTCAAAATCCGTTACCAAAATCAGGAGCAGGAGATTAGGGTGACCAGGGTTTCCACCCAACCACAACTACCAACAGGTTTAGGTTTTGCTCGGGATTCTCTCCAACCTGGAGTTGATCTAGCTAGACTCCCAGGAGAACTAATTTGTTTTAGCGCCATTGCACCTCCTCAAGCTACTGTGTTTGTCAAGTTAGGGGAGCAGATGGTTTCTTTGAAACCACAACCGTTACAGGCTAATTTACCCGCCAATTCCAGCGTGCTAACCGGAAGAAACCAACCCACTGGCTATATTCCTAACAAATACCAGGGTTGTACAACAGTCACCAGTGTTGCTGATTTAGGACAACCCCAATTTAGTTTGACATTAAATAATCAAACCATATCTCAAACTGCTCCTGGCAAAATTCAGATTCTTCATCCTGCTCAGTTATCTGTTGCAGAAGTCACATCAGAATCATGCGTAACTCGCACGGGTCCCAGTACGGATTATTCTCGAATGACTCCCTTACCCAAGGGTACAAGAGTAATGATTACAGGTCAGGAAGGTGATTGGTTCAGATTAGATTATGGGGTTTGGGTTAATAGGAAGGAAATCCAAATTATACCCGGAGCAGCACCGCCAAAAACTATTATTCGCAGTGTGGGATATAGTCAATTGCCCAAAATGACCGAGATACGATTTCCCCTACAAGTACCTGTACCCCTGAAAGTTCAACAAGGCGATCGCACTTTTACTCTTACTCTTTACAACACTACTGCTCAGACTGATACTATTCGACTAGACGATGATCCTTTAATTTCTCGTCTGGATTGGCAACAGGTCACACCAGATCAGGTAAATTACACTTTTAACCTTAAAAAGTTGCAACAGTGGGGATATAAGTTAAGATATGAGAATAGTACTTTAGTTTTAACTTTACGTCACCAACCAACTATTGCTTTAGCAAGACGGTTACCATTATCAGGTATAAAAATAGTAATAGATCCTGGTCACGGTGGTAAAGAGTCCGGTGCTATTGGTCCCACAGGATATGCGGAAAAAGATGTAAACCTACTAGTCTCTAAACTACTGCGAGATGAATTGGTCAAGCGCGGTGCTGTTGTAGTTATGACCAGAGAAGATGATCGAGAAGTATCTTTAGTAGAAAGACAAGAGATCATCAGTAGGGAAGAACCCGCGATCGCCTTGTCCATACATTATAATTCCTTACCTGATAATGGTGATGCAGAAAACACTAGAGGTTTTGGTAGCTTTTGGTACCATCCCCAATCGCACGGTTTAGCAGTGTTCTTGCATAATTATGTTGTCAGTCAACTCAAACAACCATCCTATGGGGTATTTTGGAATAATCTAGCTTTAACTCGTCCTAGTCATGCACCAGCGGTTCTATTAGAATTAGGTTTTATGAGCAACCCTCAAGACTTTGAGGAGATAGTCAACCCCCAGACACAGAAAAAGATGGCGAAAACCCTAGCGGAGGGTGTAACTAAGTGGTTGAAATCACAAGAGAAAAAGTAG
- a CDS encoding phycocyanobilin:ferredoxin oxidoreductase — translation MSSQPSLREKQHPLIQQLANTIEEVWHEHLQLSPYELPEDLGYVEGRLEGEKLVIENRCYQTVHFRKMHLELARVGNMLDILHCVMFPRKEYDIPMFGCDLVGGRGQISAAIADLSPVNLERTLPENYHHQLGNLTPVNFSQPRDLPEWGNIFSDFCLFIRPSSLEEELLFLNRVREFLKIHCSQAIISVPVPAEKIPSIIAGQHNYCTKQQQNDKTRRVLEKAFGEQWAENYMTTVLFDLP, via the coding sequence ATGTCCTCTCAACCTTCTCTACGGGAAAAACAACATCCTTTAATTCAGCAACTAGCTAATACAATCGAAGAAGTTTGGCATGAACACCTCCAGTTATCACCCTATGAGTTACCTGAGGATTTGGGGTATGTGGAAGGTAGATTAGAAGGGGAAAAACTGGTAATTGAAAATCGCTGTTACCAGACTGTTCACTTCCGCAAAATGCACTTAGAACTAGCGAGAGTTGGCAATATGTTAGATATCTTACACTGTGTGATGTTCCCTCGCAAGGAGTATGATATACCCATGTTTGGTTGTGATTTAGTGGGAGGTAGGGGTCAAATTAGTGCAGCTATAGCAGATCTTTCTCCTGTAAATTTGGAGAGAACCCTACCGGAAAATTATCATCATCAATTAGGCAATTTAACCCCAGTTAATTTTTCCCAACCCCGGGATTTACCTGAATGGGGGAATATATTTTCAGATTTCTGTCTGTTTATTCGTCCTAGCTCTTTAGAGGAAGAATTGTTGTTTTTAAATAGAGTGAGAGAGTTTTTAAAAATCCATTGCAGTCAAGCAATTATCTCCGTTCCCGTCCCAGCAGAAAAGATTCCCTCAATTATTGCGGGACAACATAACTATTGTACAAAACAACAACAAAATGATAAGACTCGACGGGTCTTAGAAAAAGCTTTTGGTGAACAGTGGGCGGAAAACTACATGACTACTGTATTATTCGATTTGCCTTAA
- the urtD gene encoding urea ABC transporter ATP-binding protein UrtD — translation MNAKILETQNVTVSFDGFKAINRLNFTMEKGELRVVIGPNGAGKTTFLDVITGKVKPTQGRVLFKGRNLRNLSEHEIARLGIGRKFQTPRIYLNLTPRENLELTSNRQKSVFFTLFGSPHFREQQTIKELLVTIGLTSKADIPAGLLSHGEKQRLEIGMLVAQSPDLLLVDEPVAGLTDEETYNIGELLLTLSQDHSILVIEHDMEFVRQIARKVTVLHEGSVLCEGDFKQVQNDPRVIEVYLGQQQE, via the coding sequence ATGAACGCAAAAATCTTGGAAACTCAAAATGTAACCGTGAGTTTTGATGGATTTAAGGCCATAAATCGCCTGAATTTCACCATGGAAAAGGGGGAATTGCGAGTGGTGATTGGTCCTAATGGTGCGGGTAAAACCACTTTTCTCGATGTGATTACTGGTAAGGTTAAACCAACCCAGGGTCGAGTTTTATTTAAGGGTAGAAATCTACGTAATTTGAGTGAACATGAAATTGCTCGCCTAGGAATTGGACGCAAGTTCCAAACGCCCAGAATTTACTTAAATCTCACTCCTCGGGAAAATCTAGAACTCACTAGCAATAGACAGAAAAGCGTTTTTTTTACCCTATTTGGCAGTCCTCATTTTCGTGAACAACAAACTATTAAAGAGTTATTGGTAACTATCGGGTTAACTTCTAAAGCTGATATTCCTGCTGGATTGCTTTCCCACGGTGAAAAACAAAGATTGGAAATTGGCATGTTAGTTGCTCAATCCCCTGATTTATTATTGGTGGATGAACCTGTAGCAGGTTTAACAGATGAAGAAACCTACAATATTGGGGAATTATTGTTAACACTTTCTCAAGATCACTCTATTTTGGTCATTGAACACGATATGGAATTTGTCAGGCAAATTGCTCGCAAAGTCACCGTATTACATGAAGGTTCCGTATTATGTGAAGGGGATTTCAAACAAGTGCAAAATGACCCCCGTGTCATTGAAGTATATTTGGGACAGCAACAGGAATAG
- the urtE gene encoding urea ABC transporter ATP-binding subunit UrtE, with protein sequence MLQISNLNVYYGESYILRNVDLKIASGEMVCIIGRNGVGKTTLLKTIMGLLNPRDGQIHFAGNMINNQSPDQRAKMGIGYVPQGREIIPRLTVKENLLLGLEARRKRPKKMEISDEIFSLFPVLATMLHRQGGDLSGGQQQQLAIARALMGDPQLLLLDEPTEGIQPSIVLEIESAVRRIVETRGVSVLLVEQHLHFVRQADYYYAMQKGGIVASGPTNELSQDVIQSFLAV encoded by the coding sequence ATGTTACAAATCTCCAATCTCAATGTTTATTACGGTGAAAGTTATATTTTGCGCAATGTTGATTTAAAAATTGCGTCAGGAGAAATGGTTTGCATTATTGGACGTAATGGTGTGGGTAAAACCACCTTACTCAAAACCATTATGGGATTACTAAATCCTAGAGATGGTCAAATCCACTTTGCTGGTAATATGATTAACAATCAGTCACCAGATCAACGGGCAAAAATGGGTATTGGTTATGTCCCCCAAGGTAGGGAAATTATCCCCCGACTCACAGTAAAGGAAAATCTTTTACTGGGTTTGGAAGCTAGGAGAAAAAGACCAAAAAAAATGGAGATCTCTGACGAAATTTTCAGCTTGTTTCCTGTTCTAGCAACCATGCTTCATCGTCAAGGTGGTGATTTAAGTGGTGGACAACAACAACAATTAGCGATCGCTCGCGCTCTCATGGGGGATCCCCAATTACTGCTCTTAGATGAACCAACGGAGGGTATTCAACCCTCTATAGTATTGGAAATTGAGTCCGCAGTGCGTCGGATTGTGGAAACTAGGGGAGTTTCTGTTCTGTTGGTGGAACAGCACTTACATTTTGTTCGTCAAGCTGATTACTATTATGCTATGCAAAAAGGTGGAATTGTAGCTTCTGGACCTACCAATGAATTGAGCCAGGATGTAATTCAAAGCTTTTTGGCAGTTTAA